The sequence TGCAAAATTCTAGTACTGAAGGTATGAGCTAGTTGAGGTTTCAGTGTGGTTTTGTCATATACATCCTGCAGATCAGTTTGTgaattactccctccatcccaaaataagtgactcaacttagtagtacaaagttgagccgcttattttgggacggagggagtactattcatTGGGTTCATATGTGCATGTCATTGTCAGCATAAACATTGTCAGCTGTAACCAGTGGTAAAATGGTAATATTCTGACGTGGCAACGGTTTCCTTTTAGGAGCTCTGCTTGTAAGATGATCAGAACGCTGGTTTCACTTATGAGGACCTTGGATCAAATGCCAGAGGAGGTAATTTTGGCATTCTGTATTTTGGTTACATTGGATTGTGCTGTTCTGATTCTGTTGCTTGTTTGTGTTCAGCGAACCATTCTGATGAAGCTGCTATACTATGATGATGCCACAGTGAGTGCCTTTGTTTCTAGTTATCGAAACCTTCAGCTGCCATCGTAGATAACCTGATTCTATTGTTCTGTAGAAATAAGGATTTAGCTTTTCTTTTTCTATATAATTTTGTTGGTGGAAGCTTACAGACTTTATTATGTTGCCAGCCTGAGGATTACGAGCCTCCCTTCTTTAAGGGTTGTGCTGAGAATGAAGCCGTAAATATATGGAACAAGAACCCCTTGAAGATGGAAGTGGGGAATGTCAATAGCAAGCATCTTGTGTTAGCTTTGAAGGTGTAGTGGAAATTACAGCATCTGTCCAGAATTCTGTTGGGGTCTTTTTGATCAATTTCTCATGTTTGCTTTGTTTATGCAGGTTAAGAGTGTCCTTGATCCATGTGATGCTAATGATGCTAACAGTGATGATGACAAGATGAGCTTGGGTCGTGAGTCAGACCAAGATAATGATTTATCGGACACCGAGGTAAAGGCCAAAGAAATCAGATAACTGATAGTTTCAGTAACATTAtctttagtttgctctttttttGGTTATGGACATGTTGTACCTCCTTTTTGCATGAAAATGTCTGTAccgtattttgttttctttttgtaaTCTAAAGTATTCCCTGACATTACATAATCCCTGATTCTATTAGGTTCGCCCATCTGAAGTGGATCGTTACGTCGTTGCTCCTAATGGTAACATTTATTCCATGATGCTCTCATTTATTTAATATTTTTGGTGCTAATATACTTGCTACAACAGATGGAAATTGCAAAGGTCAGAGTGGTACAAACTCAGAAGGTCAGTTATTGGTTCAAGAGAGCTTTATTTGCTCTCACATACAGTATATATGTAGTTTTTACATGCAGACGTGGTCTATGTCCGTTTGTTTGCTCTTCTCTAATTTCATATATTCACAGATGAAACTCAAGATGCTGCTCATGAGGAAGAGCTAACAGCTCAAGTAAGAGCATGGATATGCTCAAGAGACATGGGTACTGTTAATGCTTCAGATGTCCTTTCCAACTACCCTGACATATCATTGGTAATTCTTGCTGTCATCTTCCCTTTTATGACAAGTATTGATATTTTGGTTGATTATTTGTTCTACTTTAGTCACTAGACTTGTGAGCAAGTGACAGATTTCTTTATAGTGTTAGTCCACCAGTGTGTGTAAACAGACCATGCCTTGATACACTTTACAAGTTTTCTGGGCTGCTATTAACAAGTGCTTGTTGAATGTTTTGCAGGAAATGGTGGAAGGTAATGCAGAAACAGTTCTGTGTGCTCGTCAGATTAATCTTGTAAAACAGAGGCATTCTTTCTTCATTCTTATTCAAGTCGTGAATTACTAAACTAATGACTCATTTTTCAGATATTTTGGAGAGGCTACTTAAAGATGGTTTACTTTCCAGGGCAGGCAAGGATGGTTATGCTGTTAACAAGGTCAAGCTAAGTAACAGTATTGTGTACCACATGATATATTGTTCTTCACTAACATGATTATTCCCTGATTACAGGTTACTGATCCCAAAACACCCTACATAAAGAAAGAGAAAGAGGTTGCCATGCACAATGTTACACCTACTGAAGGAACCAAAAACAACGACACAGATGTGATGTACATGAAGGTACCGTCCTTAAACCCTTGATGGTTATGCTGTTAACAAGGTCAATGCATGGGAATTTCTCCTAACATAATATTGTCGTTGCAGGCATTATACCACGCACTTCCAATGGATTATGTGACTGTAGCTAAGCTTCAGGGCAAGCTTGATGGCGAAGCCAACCAGACCACAGTCCGAAAGTTGATGGACAAAATGGTGCAAGATGGATACATTAAGAATTCAGGCAACAGAAGATTAGGTAACTACTTGAATTTATCTGTATGAAGTCAACCTTTTTGAAAATCTTCATGAAATCTAAGATGCCTTCTTCGACTGTAGCCTCTATTCTTCTGGATGGTTCacatgtttttttttgcgggggttgTCCAGCAAGTGGTGAAGAATAAACCAGCCATTAATCTCATTTTCATTTCCTAGAAAGATTTGCTGCTGAGACTCAAATGATCAGTTTTTGCATGTTGATCAATTGCATTTCTGAAAAAAGTGTTGCATAGCACCCCTGAAGGAAGACCATTTTCTTCATGAAAAATGTTGTTTACCAGTAATACTTGCATGCTGATCTTTCTTGGATAAAATGCATCAGCTGGAAAGCTTCATAAGTTGTTATGTTCGCTGCAAACTAATCATTGTTAGGATAAACAATCCTGTCATTTTACTGTTCCATTATACTGTAATAAATATAATACAGACATGTATCTTCTGAATTCGATCAGTTGATCATGTCAGTACACATTATCTATGTTATGCAGTTTACTACATTTGTTCTCTTCACAAAATACATGTCAACCTGTGTCTCACAGGAAAAGCTGTCATTCATTCTGAAGTCACCAACAGAAAGCTCCTTGAGATAAAAAAGATACTGGAAGTTGATATCAGTGATGAAATGGTATGACCATCGATTCCAAGCTTCATGCACCACTTCTGTAGTAATTCTGCAACTCATTTGTGCATTCCCGATCCATCTCAATCTCTGTTATATCATGCAGGCAATTGACACCAACGCAAGGCCTGCTGAGTTTGACCGCAGAGATCATCAGATAACTGGTGAGTGGCAACAGTGATCTACATCCATGTTCAGGCTCTTACCTCTTTGTCACATTGGGTTTGGCAGCAGTTGCTAAACCGTAGCATTTACCTCTTGTTACAGACCAGGAAATGAAAGATGGCTCGACAAACGGCCGCTTCCAGTCAGTTGGATCTGATCTTACCCGCACACGGGAGCTACCGGAGCAGCAGCAGAATAACAAGGACCCAAGCAGGACTCCCACAAGCAATCGCGAGGTATGACCGAAGCCTGATTGGACTTCCCCAAGTAGTCAAGAATTTTGCAGTGTTGAGACTCTGAGTAAGAGCAACCACAACATATGTAGTATAGTTGAAACGTGATAAACTGTGATGCCTTCCTTGCAGTCGGCTACGTCCCTGGAGAGTGGGGTGCTCGGGCAGAGGATCAGGAAGTCTCTGGCTGGCGAAGAGTCGATGGGCACGCCGGACAAGCGGACCAGGAAGACCAGCATGGTAATGGAAAAGTTCCACCTTCCTTCACTTAACCAAAATATCAAATCCACAAATCTCACGCATGTGACATGCTCATCACCCTTTCAGTTGCATCAGTTTAACAGCAACCATAAGCTTGACCACCGGTGAATTTGTCGCAGGTGAAGGAGCCGATCCTCCAGCAGGTCAAGCGCCAGAAGTCCTAGTTCAGTTGGGGCGGCACGGAATCGCAAGGAGCCTCAGCGCAACTAACCTCGTAGGCCAGGTGAAGAAGCAGATACCCCCTAGTTCAGTACGTCAGTTCGTTCAGGTGCTTGAAACTTGTGAAGATAGCGACAGAGCACCCCCCAGGCAGATGTAGATCCTTGTCCCTAGCCGTATCCTTGGTAGCAAAACGTAAACGAGAGAGACTTGTCCCCCCTGAGACGTGTTGTTGTTCATGATGTTTGTTTCACTGGAGACTGTACTGTGAGGCCACTTTTGCCTGAATGATGAAACGTAACAATGTTGTATACAATGATGATCATCGTTGGTTGCTTCACGCAATGACGGATCTATTTGAACTTTTGTACTGAGCAGCGACGGTCGGCGCAAGCTTTTTTCTTCTTGTTGTCTTGGGTGCTGTAGCTGTAGTTACTGTTCTGTGGTCAGTGTACGCCGGCGAGCAATTGCTTGGCGTATGACCAAAGCTTTTCCGGCGGGGACCGTGGGGCGGCGTTTTCTTCCCTCGCCTGGTGCATGGGCAGCGCGGCATTGATGATGCCCGGCACACTGTCACCTGGATCGTGTTGGATTAGTGCGTACACCTGTGCTACTAAAAGCCTGGTAGTGGTAGGCTTGAGTGATGGCCGTGTTGGGTCACTGTAGCAGTTCATTCCTTGCCGGCGTTCCGAGTTATTGACGCGGTGGTGGTCACGTCTCCCGGAGGTCGATCGCTGTACAGGGCCTCCGGCCGATGAAATTTTATCCGGAGCACGTCCTGGATCAACTAATGGCTCTGCGTCTGTTGTCAGGCCTGTCGAGCCGCTCGGCGTGTTTGTGCGACACGACGGAGTTCTTCCAGCGAATCAATCATCGCTAGGCTTTGTCTTGCTTCGCATCGTTAGCTTGATAAACGAAAGAGATCCATAACGAAATCTAAGTAGTAGTACGCTAAAACGTTGAGCTGTCTAAATCTAAAAAGAACATTCTCTTTCAATGGACTCCACATGCCCACACTCGGTTCTGAGGTCTAGTCGAATATTCTTTCCAAATCTAAAACACAACTTCAATTCGTCCTTTTTTCTTTAAATTTTATCAAAACTAACACAAATTCGAAGCGCCGCTGGAGCACCAGCACCTCCCCCAAATCTGTTTTTTTTTAGGTTTCTCCCCCAAATCTGCTGAAGCCCAAACGCGCGCGCGCGAACGCCTGGGCCCCCGCGACAGGCCAGGAGCCCCGCCCCGCCCAGCGATGCCGCCGAAGCCGCACGCCGCCGGCGGCAGCTTCGAGTACTGCGAGCTGTGCCGCCGCAACCACGACCAGGGCCGGCGCCACCGCTACTTCCCCGCccaccgcgccgccctcgccgccgcgctctccgGCTTCCGCGCCAAGCTCGCCGACCTCCGCCGCGCGCTCCTCCGCCCCTCCGCGCCTGCCCCCCGCTCCCGCCTCTGGTGCCCCTTCTGCTCCGCCGACCTCGTCGACCTCGACAGCCGCTTCGCCTGGTAGCCTCCGCCTACTTCTCCTAGGCGTCCCTGCACACCTAGGGTTTTGATTCAGATGTGCTGTTTCTAGTTACAGTAGGTTCCAACTTTGGATGGTCCAATAGAACATGAGATCGAGCACTGGTAGCACATCGGGATCAAGCAGGGGTTGTTGGAAGCACAGTAGAGTTTTTAGAGATACTGTAGACATCTGGACTTTGTGTGAATGATATAAGACCTGTTTTACTCTGTTTGCAGTAGCAATGCGATTTACCATCTCGCGAGCGAGGAGCACCTGAAGGGCGTCAAGGATTTCCTGCGGAAGCATGGGGGCGGGATGGATCAGGTCGATTCGTTTAGGATTTCAGAGGATGAGCTTGCCAAGGTGCAGTGCTATATGTTTTGTGCCTGTATTTCCTCCTGCTAGAATGGCATGATGTGCTTATTTTCACAGCTGCAGTTATATCAAATGGTCTGTTTGTTATTTAGATATGATATTGGCAGTGAAGCAGGTTAATATGTGCTCTGGAAATAAGATGATGCTGACATATTTCTGCACTGCTGATCTGttatgtttttataatttcagtgGGAGAAGGGCTGTGAGTCCTCCGGTACAGAAGCACAGGCATTGGCCAATGGCATGATTGGACCATCTTTGGGGCCGTTGAAAGATATCCAAAATGAATCTACCTCTAAAATTTTGGATAGTTTTGCTGAAACTGACATCCCATCTTTTCGTAATACTGCATCTTGTGTTGTTATGCCTTTACAAAGTCCTACCAATGGGGCCTATTACCCCACTAGTACAGCGTGTCATGGATCTTCCACCTCTGGAAGTGTTGCTTATTCTGCTCCATTTGGTACTTCCGGACTGCCTGTCAAACCCTGTGTCACAACACATGGACATCAGGGTATGCCAAGTACAAACGTGTTTCATAGTGCTGATGCACAAATGAAAGGTGAGCCCTAGTGTTGAAATTCTCACTGATCTTTCACTTCTTTTTTGCTCTGGACTTTGCTAATTGTACTATTCTACAGCTTGGTTGGTACGTTGCTGATTTTAATCCCTTTACAGGTGCTCAATCTACTTCCCTCGGAAATGGACCAAATCCACCGTCTTCTTCTTTTGTATATGTAAGTATATAATATGTGCACACACCCATGTGCATGTGAAAAGTAGACATTTGTCCTTTTGAAAAGATCGCAAGCAGCCTTGTGTATTTTGTTCGTTATTTAGCAGTCCTTCTGTAAACAAGATCCACTAAGAAATTTGAAGTGCTGATGAGTTGCAACGACAAATGGGAGTGTATTCCATTTATGCAAAGAGAAGCTATGGTTAGTTAGTGTTGTTTGAGCCAGTATCACAATGTTTAGGCATCTTGAATCTGAATAGTAGAAAGCTAAACGAGAGGAAGTTGTCATACAGACTCAGGAAGTTAAACCATATGGCATATTGACATCTTTAGGAATGTGATTTTTTGGTTGCAGTCATGCTTGTAGATTTTAGTTTGCAGATATATTTCCTTGGACTAGTTTCTGATCTACATCTGGTTAATTATATAAATGTGTAATTTATCTTCTTACTATGGTATTGGAGTACACCAGACCAGACATGTCAGATGTGCTATTAAATTTATGTCCTGATCTGTCGCCAGCCTCTACTCATGCCTTCACTGTTCCCCGGTGTCTTAAAACATGTCTTTACCTCCCCCAGTAACATAATTGCAATTCTTTCTCATATGTTAGCAGAACCTGCACAGTATTAATTTCAAACAAATGTAGCAATTTCTCTTTTCTTGTAACAAAAGGGTTTTGTTCTAGTTTATGTTTCTTGTTTCCTAAAAGAAATAATTATGAACCAATTTTTTATTTACAAATGTTCATATGTAATGATTTGTTGTTTATATAATCACTTTTCTGTGGTGCATGTTGGCATCTCTTTTTTTACAATTCTGCCCTTTCAGGTCCAACAGGGCCACTCTGGAGGGAAATTCAATCAGGGTATTTGACACTGCACTTTCTGTAGTGTATATTTTCCTTGCACTAATCTGATTTGAAAATGCTGCAGCTTGAGCAAAATTTGATATATCTACTTAATTCTTTCTCAGTCCATGCATGAAATTTTATGTGATATCATTGTGTTATGAAGGCCTGAAAGCAAATGTGCATACTGGTGCTCCTCCTCCATGGTTAGAAGCTAGTGAGCATGATCCAAAGAATGTGTCACTCGCCAGCTATGCTCTTCCATCTTCTCTGAAAGGAAAATCAAGAAAACTTAACCCAAAGCGTGTTGGAGCTGCATGGGCAGAGAGAAGAAGAGCTGAAATggagatggaaaagcgaggtgaGGTCGTTGCAGAAACGCCTGATGCTAGTTGGCTCCCTAATTTTGGTGGTGTCTGGCAATCTGGTTCACGAAAGGAATCGAGGAAAGAGTTTGAGAAAAATCATAAGCTTAAAGAGGAGAACAATCCTGAGTTACTCCCTGAGATAAAACCATATATCAGCAAAAGGATGGTAAGTGTGTTCTCTCACTTTCTCCTCTGTCTTTTCTATATGTTTACTTTGGTATTCAGGATTTCCGTGTGCAAGTAAGCAACCTCTGACCTTTTTTCTATTCGTCAGTCCATGGTCTTCTTACATCAAATAAACTTAATTATCCTAACTGCTTTGTTACTCTTTTGATTTCTCTTGATTCCTGATATAAATTCATCCATGAGACCTGTATTGTTTATTGAGGCTTACGAATGCGATAAAAATTAAGATGAACTATTCCACCTTTGTGCAGTCGTAAAGCAGTTTAGAGTGAAGTTTCATTATGTGGTTGTATGCTAGAAGGAAGCATGGAGTGCATTGAGAGATTAATAGCAGTCCTAAGAAATCTGCTGTAGAGAGTTCTTGTGCTATTTGTATTTTGTACTATTATAGAATTTGTGCAAGGATGCCCTAGATGATATTTATGCATTTACTTCTCTTTATTCTTTGTATATCCGGGTTATGCTTTCGAACAGCTATCTCTTATGCTTGTCTGTTTACTATTGCAGTGTATAGGCTCTAATAAAGATGGACAACCGGACAGCACTGTAGAGTAGTGAGGAGATGTGCATTGTCCTGCCCGATGCTTTATGGTACGAATCTCACTAAACTTAGTAAATGGTAATTTGGAGCTTTTCACATGTATATCCAAGAACAAGAAATCATGCTTAATTACTGAACAACACTCCCCTTGTTTCGTTATCGTTCGATAGTGGGGATTCGATTAACCCTCCCGTTTTCACATAACACATTATGTACTCTCTAAATTTCTAATAAGAATGTGTTGTGtcaaaaaaagaaaagacaaaaatgaATAAATGCTGTAGTTGTTGCTTTCCAGGAACAGAAATCAGAGGCGCTACAAGAACGTCTGCACATGTGCAATTAAATGTGGCATTGGGTGCTCGTAGATGGTCCTGCTATCTCTTTTCCAAATGCAATAGACCCAACAACTGTTTCCTGCTTTCCGTCCATCGCTATGCGGTTTGGCGTCTGCAGATTGTGGTCACGGTAGGTTTCCTGTAGAAGTTCTGCAAAAACGGTCCAGCGGGCAGCTTTTGTTTCCGTCCAGGAACGCTCTGGATTGTGTCGCGGTTGAAGGAAAGGCAATCTCTTGGGCGCATGATTGAAGAGATTTTTTTTTAGTTTGACAGCGTGTGCAATGCCAATCAACCCAAGTGAACAAAAAGGTGGGACACTTTCCAAGAAGAGTTACCTGTCTTGTAAAAATCTTTTCAGAATGTTGGTTGGTGCCTTGGCCGCTGTGGGGGTGATTGATCGAGCTTGGATTTGCTCCTGATCATATGACATGGATAATTGATGGTCCTAGCTGATAATTAAGGTTGACTTATAGGTTACATATATGTCCTGTCAAATCTTGCTTGTCGATTTGGTAGCTTGGCATCACAGTTGGAGCAAAACCGAGAGCGTAGGCCCTGAGCTTGTTTGTCTGATGGCATGTAAAGAAACCACGGCATTTTTTACTAACGTTTTGAAAGGCTGCCGCTTGGCATCTATTTTCTGATGGAATGATTTTCGTTTTGAAGCTGTCCTCTCGTTGATGTTTTTTTTTAGGTCACCCGAACGTGGGAGAATCAATCAAGAGCAATTACAGCACCTGGTATGAAGCATTGTTTGTTACCGAGTGCATCAGTCAGGTCGCGTGAATTCGCCTTGAAGGCGCTGTGATATCGAGCAAGAGCAGGGGTGGTTGTGGGCACGGCACGGCAATTGTTTGTCTGATTGCATGTTCTGTTTTAGGCGCCAAGTTGCAATTCATTCCCTCCCACCTAGGACGCGCTACAGGAAACGCATTCAGTAGCAGCAGGCGAGGTAACCAGGAGATCTCCTCTTCTGAAGAAAGCAATTATTGTAGCGAAAACATCCATTACCACCATGTCCACCAGGATGCACATGCGCAGACCAGACGTGGCGAACTCCTGCATCATGCAAGCTTTGCTGAGAACCCGTCCGTACGAATCCACACTGGAAACGGCAAGTATTTGACAATGGTAAGTATATTTGACACCACCTGCATCGGCACAGTTGATGCATGTGCACCGGACATCTGCGTGGAGGCAGGTCGGCCAACGGCGAGGCCAAGACATATGTATGTGGATTGTGGAGCGAAGGGAGTCTCTGTCGGTCGATGTGAGCGCCGTCGCCGGCTcgcccgccaccaccaccgcccctTGCGTCCGAATATCGGCAAGATCCATCCAAGTGCGAGCGTGCGGGTCAGGAGCCGCCCAACCTCGCTGTCGCTACAGCGAACGCATTACACTCTCCCCCGCTCTTTTCCTTCCTATACTACAAGGCACTGTAGAAGAAGGAAAAATTAAGCCATCGGGGCCGGCCAGATTTCAGTACTCCAGTCCTCTCCTCCCCGGCATGGCAGCATCGATCCATCCCTCTCTACCGCTAGGTTAGGGCTTGTAGCCCTAGTCAGGGCTAGTCTTGTGATCCGTCTCCCTCTCCGTCTCAGCATCAGCACCCCCCTGACCATCAGTGCCCAATAACCCGACGAGGCACAATACATTAACGTGTCTCCTGCGCGATGCCGCCGTCCAAAGCCCCACCGCGAATTCAAGTGTTTCGATCGATCTGGGTCCGCCGTCTCACTCTCACGTCACGTGCTAGCTCCCCGTGTTATTGGAGGCACGATCGACGTGGGCTCCGTTCCACGTTTAGACACTACTTGTACTCTTAGTTAGAGCATCCTGATCCTAGGTGGATGGATGAATGGATCTAGCTATAGACTGCTTAACTTGACGACATCCTACCAAGCAAGAAAGAAAGGGCCAAGTAACTATTGTTGGTTCGGCGATCGAGCACACGCGTAGTCCTTTGTAAGGACTTGTACTGTTGGACAGTACATACATACTGTACATGGCGCAGCAAAGGCATGCATGACGCCCACGGCTTATACACACCAGCCCTGAGACGGCACATATGTGGAATTGTAGATTGATTTCCATTTCTTGCTAGTTTTTGCTGCTGATGATGATTGGGCCGTCACTTCCCCCGTGTCATGTCAGATTTGATGCGCCG comes from Triticum aestivum cultivar Chinese Spring chromosome 5B, IWGSC CS RefSeq v2.1, whole genome shotgun sequence and encodes:
- the LOC123112571 gene encoding meiosis-specific protein PAIR2, which translates into the protein MVMMAQKTKEAEITEQDSLLLTRNLLRIAIYNISYIRGLFPEKYFNDKSVPALEMKIKKLMPMDAESRRLIDWMEKGVYDALQKKYLKTLLFCICEKEEGPMIEEYAFSFSYPNTNGEEVAMNMSRTGSKKNSATFKSNAAEVTPDQMRSSACKMIRTLVSLMRTLDQMPEERTILMKLLYYDDATPEDYEPPFFKGCAENEAVNIWNKNPLKMEVGNVNSKHLVLALKVKSVLDPCDANDANSDDDKMSLGRESDQDNDLSDTEVRPSEVDRYVVAPNDGNCKGQSGTNSEDETQDAAHEEELTAQVRAWICSRDMGTVNASDVLSNYPDISLEMVEDILERLLKDGLLSRAGKDGYAVNKVTDPKTPYIKKEKEVAMHNVTPTEGTKNNDTDVMYMKALYHALPMDYVTVAKLQGKLDGEANQTTVRKLMDKMVQDGYIKNSGNRRLGKAVIHSEVTNRKLLEIKKILEVDISDEMAIDTNARPAEFDRRDHQITDQEMKDGSTNGRFQSVGSDLTRTRELPEQQQNNKDPSRTPTSNRESATSLESGVLGQRIRKSLAGEESMGTPDKRTRKTSMVKEPILQQGRRHRYFPAHRAALAAALSGFRAKLADLRRALLRPSAPAPRSRLWCPFCSADLVDLDSRFACSNAIYHLASEEHLKGVKDFLRKHGGGMDQVDSFRISEDELAKWEKGCESSGTEAQALANGMIGPSLGPLKDIQNESTSKILDSFAETDIPSFRNTASCVVMPLQSPTNGAYYPTSTACHGSSTSGSVAYSAPFGTSGLPVKPCVTTHGHQGMPSTNVFHSADAQMKGAQSTSLGNGPNPPSSSFVYVQQGHSGGKFNQGLKANVHTGAPPPWLEASEHDPKNVSLASYALPSSLKGKSRKLNPKRVGAAWAERRRAEMEMEKRGEVVAETPDASWLPNFGGVWQSGSRKESRKEFEKNHKLKEENNPELLPEIKPYISKRMCIGSNKDGQPDSTVE